A single Streptomyces sp. NBC_01381 DNA region contains:
- a CDS encoding GlxA family transcriptional regulator: protein MHTVAVLALDSVIPFDLSTPIEVFGRTRLPGGRAGYRVRICAAAPSIDAGLFTLRAPWGLDGLADADTIIVPGVADVSRPVPDAVLDALRAAAGDGTRIASICVGTFTLAAAGLLTGLRATTHWAAAGQLADAYPDIDVDPDVLYVDNGQILTSAGAAAGLDLCLHLIRRDYGSAVAADAARLSVMPLEREGGQAQFIVAEQPPTPRGSTLEPLLRWLEENAGRELTLEDIATRAGMSSRTLLRRFREQTGSTPLQWLHRARVRQAQHLLETTGHSVERIAVQVGFGSPTAFRDRFKRVAGVSPQAYRKAFR from the coding sequence ATGCACACCGTGGCCGTACTGGCGCTGGACAGCGTGATCCCCTTCGACCTGTCCACGCCGATCGAGGTGTTCGGGCGGACCCGGCTGCCGGGCGGCCGGGCCGGATACCGGGTGCGGATCTGCGCCGCCGCGCCAAGCATCGACGCCGGGCTGTTCACGCTGCGGGCGCCCTGGGGCCTTGACGGGCTCGCCGACGCGGACACGATCATCGTGCCGGGCGTCGCCGACGTCTCCCGGCCGGTCCCGGACGCGGTGCTCGACGCGCTGCGGGCGGCGGCCGGTGACGGTACGCGGATCGCCTCCATCTGCGTGGGCACCTTCACGCTCGCCGCGGCCGGGCTGCTCACCGGTCTGCGCGCCACCACGCACTGGGCGGCCGCGGGGCAACTGGCCGACGCGTACCCGGACATCGACGTCGACCCGGATGTCCTCTACGTCGACAACGGGCAGATCCTGACCTCGGCCGGTGCCGCCGCCGGCCTCGATCTGTGCCTGCATCTGATCCGGCGCGACTACGGCTCCGCCGTCGCCGCCGACGCGGCCCGGCTCTCCGTGATGCCCCTGGAACGTGAGGGCGGCCAGGCCCAGTTCATCGTCGCCGAACAGCCGCCCACACCCCGCGGATCGACGCTGGAACCGCTGCTGCGCTGGCTGGAGGAGAACGCCGGGCGCGAGCTCACCCTGGAGGACATCGCCACGCGGGCGGGCATGAGCTCGCGCACCCTGCTGCGCCGCTTCCGCGAGCAGACCGGCAGTACGCCCCTGCAGTGGCTGCACCGCGCGCGGGTACGCCAGGCCCAGCATCTCCTCGAGACCACGGGGCACTCGGTGGAACGCATCGCCGTCCAGGTCGGCTTCGGCTCCCCCACCGCCTTCCGCGACCGCTTCAAACGGGTCGCCGGGGTCAGCCCGCAGGCCTACCGCAAGGCGTTTCGATGA
- a CDS encoding class I SAM-dependent methyltransferase, producing MFTSQGPTLRELAVQALSSIERGYDLLAPKFDHTPFRTPDRILHAVADTLRDLGPFDAGLDVCCGTGAGVETLRPLCRERVIGVDFSAGMLAAAKAAVPPERGGGPQVEWVRADARALPFADAFDLAVSFGAFGHFLPAERPRLFSEVFGALRPGGMVAFPIGAPPPRTAPLYWAMLGFDGVMRVRNALWRPPFVMYYRTFPLGEVRDDLVRAGFTVRLYPLEEFGRRADGSPNWRLVVARKG from the coding sequence GTGTTCACCTCTCAGGGACCCACACTCCGCGAACTGGCCGTGCAAGCCCTTTCCTCCATCGAGCGCGGCTATGACCTGCTGGCTCCGAAGTTCGACCACACCCCTTTCCGTACGCCCGACCGGATCCTGCACGCGGTCGCGGACACGCTGCGTGACCTCGGCCCGTTCGACGCGGGCCTCGACGTCTGCTGCGGGACCGGTGCGGGCGTCGAGACGCTGCGGCCGCTGTGCCGGGAGCGGGTCATCGGTGTCGACTTCAGCGCCGGGATGCTGGCGGCGGCCAAAGCCGCCGTGCCGCCCGAGCGGGGCGGCGGGCCACAGGTGGAGTGGGTGCGGGCCGACGCCCGTGCGCTGCCCTTCGCCGACGCCTTCGACCTGGCGGTCAGCTTCGGCGCGTTCGGGCACTTCCTGCCCGCCGAGCGGCCACGCCTTTTCAGCGAGGTCTTCGGGGCGCTGCGGCCCGGCGGCATGGTCGCCTTCCCGATCGGCGCGCCACCGCCCCGCACCGCGCCGCTCTACTGGGCGATGCTCGGCTTCGACGGGGTGATGCGGGTGCGCAACGCGCTGTGGCGGCCGCCGTTCGTCATGTACTACCGGACCTTTCCGCTGGGAGAGGTGCGCGATGACCTGGTCCGGGCCGGGTTCACGGTGCGGCTGTACCCGCTGGAGGAGTTCGGCCGCCGGGCCGACGGCAGCCCCAACTGGCGCCTGGTCGTGGCCCGCAAGGGGTGA
- a CDS encoding slipin family protein, with product MLEELLAAGAAAACAGLVYVAAAARVVKQYERGVVLRLGQLQRIVRPPGFTMIVPVVDRLHKVNMQIVTMPVPAQDGITRDNVTVRVDAVIYFKVVDAAEAVVQVEDYRFAVSQMAQTSLRSIIGKSDLDDLLSNREKLNQGLALMIDSPAIGWGVQIDRVEIKDVSLPETMKRSMARQAEADRERRARVINADAELQASKKLAEAAHQMAEEPAALQLRLLQTVVAVAAEKNSTLVLPFPVELLRFLERAQQAQQPTQQPAQQTQALPSAPPAPEAKPMPKRPTAA from the coding sequence ATGCTCGAAGAGCTGCTCGCAGCAGGAGCCGCGGCCGCGTGCGCCGGATTGGTGTACGTGGCGGCGGCGGCCAGGGTGGTCAAGCAGTACGAGCGGGGTGTGGTGCTCCGGCTCGGGCAGCTGCAGCGCATCGTGCGGCCCCCCGGGTTCACGATGATCGTGCCGGTGGTGGACCGGCTGCACAAGGTGAACATGCAGATCGTGACGATGCCGGTCCCGGCGCAGGACGGCATCACGCGGGACAACGTCACGGTCCGGGTGGACGCCGTCATCTACTTCAAGGTCGTCGACGCGGCCGAGGCCGTCGTGCAGGTCGAGGACTACCGCTTCGCCGTCTCGCAGATGGCCCAGACGTCCCTGCGCTCGATCATCGGCAAGAGCGACCTGGACGATCTGCTCTCCAACCGCGAAAAGCTCAACCAGGGCCTGGCGCTGATGATCGACTCGCCCGCCATCGGGTGGGGCGTGCAGATCGACCGGGTCGAGATCAAGGACGTATCCCTCCCCGAGACGATGAAGCGGTCGATGGCCCGGCAGGCCGAGGCGGACCGCGAGCGCCGCGCCCGCGTCATCAACGCCGACGCCGAACTGCAGGCCTCCAAGAAGCTCGCCGAGGCCGCGCACCAGATGGCGGAGGAGCCCGCGGCCCTCCAGCTCCGCCTGCTGCAGACCGTCGTCGCGGTCGCCGCCGAGAAGAACTCCACCCTCGTCCTGCCCTTCCCCGTCGAGCTCCTGCGCTTCCTCGAACGGGCCCAGCAGGCCCAGCAACCAACCCAGCAACCGGCCCAGCAGACCCAGGCCCTGCCATCCGCACCACCGGCCCCGGAGGCGAAGCCGATGCCCAAACGGCCCACCGCCGCATAG
- a CDS encoding alpha/beta fold hydrolase — MEDHAVVDVGDVRLAYRSWGDPYGAPVVLLHALGGSSASWDEVGQMLGEEWRVYALDLRGHGESDWPDEYSFELMCEDVLGFLDELDLDRVGVVGHSMGGVVAYLLAEEHPDRVERLVLEEAPPPYPREPVEAERPDGPIDYDWPVVPAIRGQVDSPDPEWAERLGEIVAPTLIVAGGPDSSMSQARIPDMAAAIPDSQLITIPVGHSVHEVQPRQFAQQVSEFFSS; from the coding sequence ATGGAAGATCACGCGGTGGTGGATGTCGGCGACGTACGCCTGGCCTATCGGAGCTGGGGCGACCCGTACGGCGCACCCGTCGTGCTGCTGCACGCGCTCGGCGGCTCATCGGCGAGCTGGGACGAGGTCGGGCAGATGCTCGGCGAGGAATGGCGTGTGTACGCCCTTGACCTGCGCGGGCACGGCGAGAGCGACTGGCCCGACGAGTACTCGTTCGAGCTGATGTGTGAAGACGTGCTCGGCTTCCTCGACGAGCTCGACCTCGACCGCGTCGGCGTCGTCGGCCACTCCATGGGCGGCGTCGTCGCCTACCTCCTGGCCGAGGAGCACCCCGACCGCGTCGAGCGCCTCGTCCTGGAGGAGGCGCCGCCGCCCTACCCGCGTGAACCGGTCGAGGCCGAGCGCCCCGACGGGCCCATCGACTACGACTGGCCCGTGGTCCCCGCCATCCGCGGCCAGGTGGACAGCCCCGACCCGGAGTGGGCCGAGCGGCTCGGCGAGATCGTCGCGCCGACGCTCATCGTGGCGGGCGGGCCGGACAGCAGCATGTCGCAGGCGCGGATCCCCGACATGGCCGCGGCGATCCCGGACTCCCAGCTGATCACGATCCCGGTCGGACACTCGGTCCACGAGGTCCAGCCACGTCAGTTCGCGCAGCAGGTCAGCGAGTTCTTCAGCAGCTGA
- a CDS encoding polysaccharide lyase 8 family protein gives MHSPWSRRSFLLTTSASALALTATGLLPSAEAAAADAYEALRAKWRTLVLGDGFSPTAEPFKSRLAELGATARQLHDTMAPATGSLWPDASYADPEPDTDQESYGYSANVVTGYSRLNTMAQAYRQEGTGLTGDAALKADILTGLDHLYTQVYNENQARFGNWYSWQIGAPQHLLDVCVLMYDHLSATQVANYCKAVDHFVPDSAVGSYTGTSTGANRVDLCRVLALRGVVGGNSAKIALARDALSPVFPYVTTGDGLYTDGSFIQHTTVPYTGSYGSVMLGGLGMLFSLLRGSSWEVTDARRQIVFDSVEKAWAPFLYNGLVMDGVAGRAISRGLSASDAKKIQADDHLRGHPIMSAIVLLGQGASAAENARWRGLVKGWMRRDYYSPPLSDPSLGLTSLARLKGVDDDTSVTPATEPTGHRLFTNMARATHRRPGWAASISMADPRITYYETGNGENLRGWHTGSGMLYWWGDSYANGQYSDAFWPTVDPCRLPGITASRKPLADAAGGDWGASLPDVKWVGGASDGQRAAIGQYLKGLQSTLRAKKSWFCLDDTIVCLGAGIVCTDGAAVESTIENRNLGPTGTAPFQVDGVSKPTSTPWSATLSGARWAHIGGHGGYVFPGGATVKALREERSGKWSDINKGGATTAIARKYLTLYVDHGTAPTNGTYAYQLMPGASAAQTAARSADTGWLRILANSDEQQGISVPAQGFTGVNFWFGGTVGPLTASAPCSVQISEKSDGTAVVCVSDPMRAQTSLTLTWNRSVSAVTSKPATVTSATTGASLKLTFGDLSGTKGATQRVTVTLG, from the coding sequence ATGCACTCTCCCTGGTCCCGCCGCTCCTTCCTGCTCACCACCAGCGCCTCCGCGCTCGCCCTGACCGCCACGGGACTGCTGCCCTCCGCGGAGGCGGCGGCCGCCGACGCGTACGAGGCGCTGCGCGCCAAGTGGCGCACCCTCGTCCTGGGCGACGGCTTCTCCCCCACGGCCGAGCCCTTCAAGAGCCGTCTTGCCGAACTCGGCGCCACGGCACGGCAGTTGCACGACACCATGGCCCCCGCGACGGGATCCCTGTGGCCCGACGCCTCGTACGCCGACCCCGAGCCGGACACCGACCAGGAGTCCTACGGCTACTCGGCCAACGTGGTGACCGGTTACAGCAGGCTCAACACCATGGCGCAGGCCTACCGCCAGGAGGGCACGGGCCTGACCGGCGACGCGGCCCTCAAGGCCGACATCCTCACCGGACTCGACCACCTCTACACGCAGGTCTACAACGAGAACCAGGCGCGGTTCGGCAACTGGTACAGCTGGCAGATAGGCGCCCCGCAGCACCTCCTCGACGTCTGCGTGCTGATGTACGACCACCTGTCGGCGACCCAAGTGGCCAACTACTGCAAGGCCGTCGACCACTTCGTGCCCGACTCCGCGGTGGGCAGCTACACCGGTACGAGCACCGGCGCCAACCGCGTGGACCTGTGCCGGGTGCTCGCCCTGCGCGGGGTCGTCGGCGGCAACTCGGCCAAGATCGCCCTCGCCCGTGACGCGCTGTCCCCCGTCTTCCCGTACGTGACGACCGGCGACGGCCTCTACACCGACGGCTCGTTCATCCAGCACACCACCGTGCCCTACACCGGGTCGTACGGATCGGTGATGCTCGGCGGTCTCGGCATGCTCTTCTCGCTGCTGCGCGGCTCCAGTTGGGAGGTCACCGACGCCAGGCGGCAGATCGTCTTCGACTCCGTCGAGAAGGCCTGGGCGCCCTTCCTCTACAACGGCCTCGTCATGGACGGCGTCGCGGGCCGCGCCATCAGCCGCGGCCTCTCAGCGTCCGACGCCAAGAAGATCCAGGCCGACGACCATCTGCGCGGCCACCCCATCATGTCCGCGATCGTGCTGCTCGGTCAGGGCGCGAGCGCGGCGGAGAACGCCCGCTGGCGCGGCCTGGTCAAGGGCTGGATGCGCCGCGACTACTACAGCCCGCCCCTGAGCGACCCCTCGCTCGGCCTGACAAGCCTCGCCCGCCTGAAGGGAGTTGACGACGACACCTCCGTGACCCCGGCCACCGAGCCCACCGGGCACCGCCTCTTCACCAACATGGCCCGCGCCACGCACCGGCGCCCCGGCTGGGCGGCGTCGATCAGCATGGCGGACCCCCGCATCACCTACTACGAAACGGGCAACGGCGAGAATCTGCGCGGCTGGCACACCGGCTCCGGAATGCTCTACTGGTGGGGCGACAGCTACGCCAACGGGCAGTACAGCGACGCCTTCTGGCCCACCGTCGACCCCTGCCGGCTGCCCGGCATCACGGCCTCCCGCAAGCCGCTCGCGGACGCGGCGGGCGGCGACTGGGGTGCGTCGCTGCCGGACGTGAAGTGGGTGGGCGGCGCGAGCGACGGTCAACGGGCCGCCATCGGGCAGTACTTGAAGGGTCTGCAGAGCACGCTGCGGGCGAAGAAGTCCTGGTTCTGCCTGGACGACACGATCGTCTGCCTGGGTGCCGGGATCGTCTGCACGGACGGCGCCGCGGTCGAGTCGACCATCGAGAACCGCAACCTCGGCCCCACGGGCACGGCCCCCTTCCAGGTCGACGGCGTCAGCAAGCCGACGAGCACGCCCTGGTCGGCGACTCTCTCCGGCGCCAGGTGGGCCCACATCGGGGGCCACGGCGGCTATGTCTTCCCCGGCGGCGCGACGGTGAAGGCGCTGCGCGAGGAGCGCTCCGGCAAGTGGAGCGACATCAACAAGGGCGGCGCCACGACCGCGATCGCCCGTAAGTACCTCACGCTGTACGTCGATCACGGCACCGCCCCGACGAACGGCACGTACGCCTATCAGCTGATGCCGGGCGCTTCCGCAGCCCAGACCGCGGCCCGGTCCGCGGACACCGGATGGCTGCGGATCCTCGCCAACTCCGATGAGCAGCAAGGCATATCCGTGCCCGCGCAGGGTTTCACCGGCGTGAACTTCTGGTTCGGCGGCACGGTGGGCCCGCTCACCGCGAGCGCTCCCTGTTCCGTCCAGATCAGCGAGAAGAGCGACGGCACCGCGGTCGTCTGCGTCAGCGATCCGATGCGCGCGCAGACGTCCCTGACGCTCACCTGGAACCGTTCCGTGTCCGCGGTGACGTCCAAGCCCGCCACCGTCACGTCCGCGACGACGGGCGCCTCGCTGAAGCTGACCTTCGGCGATCTCAGCGGCACCAAGGGCGCCACTCAGCGGGTGACCGTCACCCTGGGGTGA
- a CDS encoding DUF6223 family protein codes for MNSSEPLTTAADVFSMSAGRLGATTAAVLGLIGVVIGGLALARPAGRLGTGTGRLGADAALAAGLIAVALGGVVTATADGGLGTGNGLGGAIVALVVGLIALVIGGLALARARRTRPLTPG; via the coding sequence ATGAACTCGTCAGAACCCCTGACCACCGCCGCCGATGTGTTCTCCATGAGCGCCGGACGCCTCGGGGCCACCACGGCCGCCGTGTTGGGGCTGATCGGCGTCGTCATCGGCGGTCTCGCGCTGGCCCGCCCCGCCGGCCGCCTCGGCACCGGCACCGGGCGGCTCGGAGCCGACGCGGCCCTGGCGGCGGGGCTGATCGCCGTGGCCCTGGGCGGTGTTGTCACGGCCACCGCCGACGGCGGCCTCGGCACCGGCAACGGCCTCGGCGGGGCCATCGTGGCCCTGGTGGTGGGCCTGATCGCCCTCGTCATCGGCGGCCTTGCCCTGGCCCGCGCCCGCCGCACGCGCCCGCTCACCCCAGGGTGA
- a CDS encoding sensor histidine kinase — protein MSSGRFGVPAGVRDGVVAVCVAAVLLIAGRSGQHSAADLDVLVGYALLAASGLALAAGRRAPLPVLAVTGLCAAGYQAAGFDVPAVAFLFAVYAAVRAGHRVFTVAASVLMLAALPLAALVSLHDTGEAFARARGALEIAWLIAAGAAGEALRQAERRADEAERTREETARRRADEERLHIARELHDSLTHQISVIKVQSEAAVHVARRRGEEVPEALLAIRDAGREATRELRATLEALRDDGKAPPHGLAHVPELVERARGNGLDATLTIEGRRHDVPATVDRTAYRIVQESLTNIARHASASTASVRIDYRPDALAIRVEDDGKASPDSAPVPGVGLLGMRERVTALGGRLHAEPRGGGGFTVRAELPVERTS, from the coding sequence ATGAGCTCAGGACGGTTCGGCGTTCCGGCTGGTGTCAGGGACGGGGTGGTCGCGGTCTGCGTGGCGGCGGTGCTGCTGATCGCCGGGCGGTCCGGGCAGCACTCCGCCGCGGATCTCGACGTGCTCGTCGGCTACGCGCTGCTCGCGGCGAGCGGCCTGGCGCTCGCCGCGGGCCGCCGGGCTCCGCTTCCCGTCCTGGCCGTCACCGGGCTGTGCGCGGCGGGGTATCAGGCGGCCGGTTTCGATGTGCCGGCCGTCGCCTTCCTGTTCGCGGTGTACGCCGCCGTGCGGGCGGGGCACCGCGTCTTCACGGTGGCGGCGAGCGTGCTGATGCTGGCCGCTCTTCCGCTCGCCGCCCTGGTCTCCCTGCACGACACGGGCGAGGCGTTCGCACGGGCCCGCGGCGCCCTGGAGATCGCCTGGCTGATCGCGGCCGGCGCCGCGGGTGAAGCGCTGCGGCAGGCCGAGCGGCGGGCCGACGAGGCCGAGCGCACCCGCGAGGAGACCGCGCGGCGCCGCGCCGACGAGGAACGGCTGCACATCGCGCGGGAGTTGCACGACTCGCTCACCCATCAGATCTCGGTCATCAAGGTGCAGTCGGAGGCCGCCGTCCATGTGGCCCGCAGGCGCGGCGAAGAGGTGCCGGAGGCCCTCCTGGCGATCCGGGACGCCGGCCGTGAGGCGACCCGGGAGCTGCGCGCGACCCTGGAGGCGCTGCGTGACGACGGCAAGGCTCCGCCGCACGGGCTCGCGCACGTACCGGAGCTGGTGGAACGGGCCCGTGGCAACGGTCTTGACGCGACGCTGACGATCGAAGGGCGACGGCACGACGTGCCGGCCACGGTGGACCGCACCGCCTACCGCATCGTCCAGGAATCGCTCACCAACATCGCCCGGCACGCGTCGGCAAGCACGGCGTCGGTCCGGATCGACTACCGCCCGGATGCCCTGGCCATACGGGTCGAGGACGACGGGAAGGCATCGCCGGACTCCGCGCCGGTGCCCGGCGTCGGGCTGCTCGGGATGCGCGAACGCGTGACCGCACTGGGCGGCCGCCTGCACGCGGAACCCCGCGGCGGGGGCGGCTTCACCGTGCGTGCGGAGCTGCCCGTGGAGCGTACGTCGTGA
- a CDS encoding response regulator transcription factor, with amino-acid sequence MIRVLLVDDQPLLRSGFRALLDIEDDIEVVAEAADGREGVALARRHLPDIALIDIQMPVVDGIEATRLIAADPALAGVHVVILTNYGFDEYVFDALRAGAAGFLVKDIVPEDLLHAVRVAARGDALLAPSITRKLIDRYVTQPPHAMGGDAELKGLTHREREAVALVAQGLSNDEIADRMVISPLTAKTHVNRAMAKLHARDRAQLVVLAYESGLVTPRDRGQR; translated from the coding sequence GTGATCCGTGTCCTGTTGGTCGACGACCAGCCGCTCCTGCGCAGCGGCTTCCGCGCGCTCCTCGACATCGAGGACGACATCGAGGTGGTGGCCGAGGCCGCCGACGGGCGGGAGGGCGTGGCGCTGGCCCGACGGCACCTGCCCGACATCGCGCTCATCGACATCCAGATGCCCGTCGTCGACGGCATCGAGGCGACCCGGCTCATCGCCGCCGACCCTGCCCTGGCCGGGGTGCATGTCGTCATCCTGACCAACTACGGCTTCGACGAGTACGTCTTCGACGCGCTGCGCGCCGGAGCCGCGGGATTCCTCGTCAAGGACATCGTGCCCGAGGACCTGCTGCACGCCGTGCGCGTGGCCGCGCGCGGCGACGCGCTGCTCGCACCGTCGATCACCCGCAAGCTGATCGACCGGTACGTCACGCAGCCGCCCCATGCCATGGGCGGCGACGCGGAGTTGAAGGGGCTGACCCATCGCGAGCGCGAGGCCGTCGCCCTGGTCGCGCAGGGCCTGTCCAACGACGAGATCGCCGACCGCATGGTGATCAGCCCGTTGACCGCGAAGACCCATGTCAACCGGGCCATGGCCAAACTCCACGCCCGTGACCGCGCCCAACTCGTCGTCCTGGCCTATGAGTCCGGCCTGGTGACCCCGCGCGACCGGGGGCAGCGATGA
- a CDS encoding epoxide hydrolase family protein: MAATARFPLEPVPLHVPETVLDDLRTRLRLTRWFDDAGNDDGYYGVSRGYLQELAEYWLHRYDWRKAEAAINAYEHYRVSVDGVPVHFMRKAGVGPDPTPLILTHGWPWTFWHWSKVIDPLADPAAHGGDPADAFDVIVPSLPGFGFSTPLPDHPDMNFVKVADLWHTLMTETLGHEKYAAGGCDVGALVTGQLGHKYADELHGIHIGSALKLTLFNGDRGWDLSGGHPIPEGLPEPAHRQLISLERRFAAHLAVHVLGPSTLAHGLSDSPVGLLAWILERWTKWSASKGDVENVFSKDDLLTHAMIFWVNNAIGTSIRYYANANRYPWTPSHDRSPVVEAPTGITFVAHENPPGVTTPEQRVQNWLSGDRAEWYHHVNITAHENGGHFIPWEIPDAWVDDLRRTFRDRRAYVSRL, translated from the coding sequence ATGGCAGCCACCGCCCGCTTCCCCCTGGAACCGGTGCCCCTGCACGTACCCGAAACCGTCCTCGACGACCTCAGGACGCGGCTGCGCCTGACCCGGTGGTTCGATGACGCGGGCAACGACGACGGCTATTACGGCGTCAGCCGCGGCTACCTCCAGGAGCTGGCCGAGTACTGGCTCCATCGGTACGACTGGCGCAAGGCCGAGGCCGCGATCAACGCCTATGAGCACTACCGGGTGAGCGTCGACGGCGTACCGGTGCACTTCATGCGCAAGGCGGGCGTGGGACCCGACCCCACGCCGCTCATCCTCACGCACGGCTGGCCGTGGACCTTCTGGCACTGGTCGAAGGTCATCGATCCCCTGGCGGACCCCGCGGCGCACGGCGGCGACCCGGCCGACGCGTTCGACGTCATCGTCCCCTCGCTGCCCGGCTTCGGCTTCTCCACGCCGCTGCCGGATCACCCCGACATGAACTTCGTGAAGGTCGCCGACCTCTGGCACACCCTGATGACCGAAACGCTCGGCCATGAGAAGTACGCCGCCGGGGGCTGTGACGTCGGCGCCCTCGTCACCGGCCAGCTCGGTCACAAGTACGCCGACGAACTGCACGGCATCCACATCGGCTCCGCCCTGAAACTCACCCTGTTCAACGGCGACCGGGGCTGGGACCTCAGCGGCGGCCACCCGATCCCCGAGGGGCTCCCCGAGCCCGCACACCGCCAACTCATCTCCCTGGAGCGGCGGTTCGCCGCCCACCTGGCCGTACACGTCCTCGGCCCGAGCACGCTCGCCCACGGGCTGAGCGACTCACCGGTCGGCCTGCTCGCCTGGATCCTGGAACGCTGGACCAAGTGGAGCGCCAGCAAGGGCGACGTCGAGAACGTCTTCTCCAAGGACGACCTGCTCACGCACGCCATGATCTTCTGGGTGAACAACGCGATCGGCACGTCGATTCGCTACTACGCCAACGCCAACCGCTATCCATGGACCCCGTCCCACGACCGCAGCCCGGTCGTCGAGGCCCCCACCGGCATCACGTTCGTCGCCCACGAGAACCCGCCCGGCGTCACCACCCCCGAACAGCGCGTCCAGAACTGGCTCAGCGGCGACCGCGCCGAGTGGTACCACCACGTCAACATCACCGCGCACGAGAACGGCGGCCACTTCATCCCCTGGGAGATCCCCGACGCCTGGGTCGACGACCTGCGCCGCACGTTCCGCGACCGCCGCGCATATGTCTCGCGCCTATAG
- a CDS encoding subtilase-type protease inhibitor yields the protein MRFFLKTVGATTLVAACVMSGTTGTAQAKTTAPSGLYAPSSLVLAVGQGNDAATATMQRAVTLTCMPKASGSHPSAAAACAELNSVDGQFAELVGTASGVACTKEWKPVVVTVDGVWQGRRVAWSATFSNNCEMGASLSEGGAFSF from the coding sequence GTGCGTTTCTTCCTCAAGACGGTGGGCGCCACCACCCTCGTGGCCGCCTGCGTGATGTCCGGCACGACCGGCACGGCCCAGGCCAAGACGACCGCCCCCAGCGGCCTCTACGCGCCCTCGTCACTGGTGCTCGCCGTCGGCCAGGGCAACGACGCCGCCACCGCGACCATGCAGCGGGCGGTGACCCTGACCTGTATGCCCAAGGCCTCGGGGAGCCACCCCTCGGCGGCCGCCGCGTGCGCCGAACTGAACTCCGTCGACGGGCAGTTCGCCGAGCTGGTCGGCACGGCGTCCGGCGTGGCCTGCACCAAGGAGTGGAAGCCCGTCGTGGTCACCGTCGACGGCGTGTGGCAGGGCAGACGAGTCGCATGGTCCGCCACCTTCAGCAACAACTGCGAGATGGGCGCGAGCCTTTCTGAAGGTGGCGCCTTCTCCTTCTGA
- a CDS encoding YciI family protein, with the protein MNQYVLSIYQPDGEPPAPEILEPIVRDLDALTAELKESGAWVFTGGLFPASTATVLRLKDEDVLTTDGPYVEGKEHVGGFTVIQAADLDEALAWGRKLARAATLPVEVRPLRPDSR; encoded by the coding sequence ATGAACCAGTACGTGCTCAGCATCTACCAGCCCGACGGCGAGCCCCCGGCTCCGGAGATCCTCGAACCGATCGTGCGCGACCTCGATGCGCTCACCGCCGAGCTCAAGGAGTCGGGCGCCTGGGTGTTCACGGGAGGACTCTTCCCGGCGAGCACGGCGACCGTCCTGCGGCTCAAGGACGAGGACGTGCTCACCACCGACGGCCCCTATGTCGAGGGCAAGGAGCACGTCGGCGGGTTCACCGTCATCCAGGCGGCCGATCTCGACGAGGCGCTCGCCTGGGGCCGCAAGCTGGCCCGCGCCGCGACCCTGCCGGTCGAGGTCCGCCCGCTGCGGCCCGACTCCCGCTGA